A single window of Methylacidimicrobium sp. AP8 DNA harbors:
- a CDS encoding NAD(+)/NADH kinase — protein MLRIGVVANRRKPGARALARALQEFSRKQDFPLRWEEQTARLIGAEGEKLAELVAGVDLLIVAGGDGSLLRVVHEVYPSPVPILGVNIGGLGFLTAVTREEILEALPGLAEGSWRRSERLVLEVRGSLRGKALHIPCVFNDVVLFRGNSSHMARIDVLAADLPVTEFQADGLVVATPTGSTAYALSAGGPIVIPEARVFGLTPLSPHTLTNRTLIFSADSQVRMTVPERAVPVRLEFDGLSSGSLRHGDWVEIRAAPHPVTLAFLAHRDFFQILRQKLRWGGASIPLPGERADKDGEPP, from the coding sequence ATGCTGCGGATCGGTGTGGTCGCCAATCGAAGGAAGCCGGGCGCCCGGGCGCTGGCTCGGGCCTTGCAAGAATTTTCCCGCAAGCAGGATTTCCCGCTGCGTTGGGAAGAGCAGACCGCCCGGCTCATCGGGGCGGAAGGCGAAAAGCTGGCCGAGCTGGTCGCCGGAGTCGATCTTCTCATTGTCGCCGGAGGAGACGGCTCCTTGCTGCGGGTTGTGCATGAAGTCTATCCGAGCCCCGTGCCGATTCTCGGGGTGAACATCGGCGGTCTCGGATTTCTCACGGCGGTGACCCGGGAGGAGATTCTCGAAGCGCTCCCCGGTCTGGCCGAGGGCTCCTGGCGTCGAAGTGAACGGCTGGTGCTGGAGGTGCGGGGGTCCCTGCGAGGCAAGGCGTTGCATATCCCTTGCGTCTTCAACGACGTGGTCCTATTCCGCGGAAACTCTTCCCACATGGCGCGAATCGATGTCCTGGCGGCGGATCTCCCCGTGACGGAGTTTCAAGCCGACGGCCTCGTCGTAGCGACACCAACGGGGTCGACGGCCTACGCCCTGTCGGCCGGAGGGCCGATCGTCATCCCCGAGGCCCGGGTTTTCGGGCTGACGCCGCTCTCCCCCCACACGCTGACCAATCGCACCCTGATCTTCTCGGCCGATTCGCAAGTTCGGATGACGGTGCCGGAGCGGGCGGTCCCGGTCCGGTTGGAATTCGACGGCCTATCGAGCGGGAGCCTACGCCACGGGGATTGGGTGGAGATCCGGGCGGCGCCGCATCCGGTGACACTCGCCTTCCTGGCGCACCGGGACTTCTTTCAAATCCTCCGACAGAAGCTCCGGTGGGGCGGAGCGAGCATCCCGCTGCCGGGAGAGCGGGCTGACAAGGATGGGGAGCCGCCGTGA
- a CDS encoding PTS sugar transporter subunit IIA, producing the protein MKLIDLIKPGRVALNLRARTWTDAMREVAELLREAPEIDDFPVFLEELLAAQGRGHLWFDSEVGFPHVRSTHVRNLVLAAGRSTEGIVIQADQPAVKLVFVIGVPMQFHTEYLIAVGALARIVNKAPSRARLLRAKDPAEFVSLIAAEEQKV; encoded by the coding sequence GTGAAGTTGATCGACCTGATCAAGCCGGGAAGAGTGGCGCTGAACCTCCGCGCACGCACTTGGACCGATGCGATGCGGGAAGTGGCCGAGCTTTTGCGCGAAGCGCCGGAAATCGACGACTTTCCCGTTTTTCTGGAGGAACTGCTTGCGGCTCAGGGCCGGGGACATCTCTGGTTCGATAGCGAGGTCGGGTTTCCCCATGTGCGAAGCACCCATGTGAGAAACCTCGTCCTCGCCGCGGGGAGGAGCACCGAGGGGATCGTGATCCAGGCCGATCAGCCGGCGGTGAAGCTTGTCTTCGTCATCGGCGTGCCCATGCAGTTCCATACCGAATACCTGATCGCGGTAGGGGCGCTGGCCCGCATCGTGAATAAAGCTCCTTCCCGGGCGCGGCTTCTCCGCGCCAAGGACCCGGCGGAATTCGTCTCCTTGATTGCAGCAGAGGAGCAGAAGGTATAA
- a CDS encoding MFS transporter, with translation MRVPQKAVSPQPHLSAPNNAEKVAWSFFDFANTAFNTLIVDLVFGTYFLRVVCAHRTDATWLFGCALFLCQTLVGLLSPLLGALVDVTGKKKRILSIFYAVCVLATASLAAMGEGDVWASLIAFMIASIGYAFAENLWASFLPELAPREKIGRLSGLARALGNVGGFLSVIAAAPLISHGFTLANSGAIRLIFLLTAAIYCAGGLATILFVRERTQAAEQDWKAALRASLVLLSRTFPKLARESRLRLFFGAFLLYATGAAMVLAMAALYGQMQIGLTGNEPALLLLAIQTGGCLGAVLFGFIEDALGPKRTLQLIVWIWFLGMGGFYFVQDKLAFYVVSAVLGMGAGSLQSVSRAVVGILAPKNEQAEYFGLWGLFGRLAAGAGPLAFGFLSERLRSFHTPMLAAFLCFALSLALLSALPPLHAVEAES, from the coding sequence ATGCGCGTCCCGCAAAAGGCCGTTTCCCCCCAACCACATCTTTCGGCCCCGAACAACGCCGAGAAGGTGGCTTGGTCGTTCTTCGACTTCGCCAACACGGCTTTCAACACTCTGATCGTCGACCTGGTCTTCGGCACCTACTTCCTGCGTGTCGTCTGCGCGCATCGGACCGATGCCACATGGCTCTTCGGATGCGCTCTCTTCCTCTGCCAAACGCTGGTCGGCCTGCTTTCTCCCCTTCTTGGGGCGCTGGTCGACGTCACGGGAAAAAAGAAAAGGATCCTCTCGATTTTCTATGCCGTCTGCGTCCTCGCCACGGCCAGCCTCGCCGCCATGGGCGAGGGCGACGTTTGGGCGAGCCTGATCGCGTTCATGATCGCCTCGATCGGTTATGCGTTCGCCGAAAATCTTTGGGCCAGCTTCCTGCCCGAGCTTGCTCCTCGGGAAAAGATCGGCAGGCTATCCGGACTGGCGAGGGCTCTCGGCAACGTGGGAGGATTCCTGAGCGTCATCGCCGCAGCCCCCCTCATCAGCCACGGCTTCACGCTCGCCAACTCCGGAGCCATCCGGCTCATTTTCCTCCTCACCGCCGCCATCTACTGCGCAGGGGGCCTCGCCACGATCCTTTTTGTCCGGGAGCGGACGCAGGCGGCGGAACAGGATTGGAAAGCGGCTCTGAGAGCTTCCCTGGTTCTCCTCTCCCGCACCTTTCCCAAGCTCGCTCGGGAATCCCGGCTCCGTCTCTTTTTCGGCGCATTCCTGCTCTACGCCACCGGAGCCGCCATGGTCCTGGCGATGGCCGCCCTTTACGGCCAGATGCAAATCGGACTGACCGGCAACGAGCCGGCCCTCCTCCTTCTGGCCATCCAGACCGGCGGCTGCCTGGGAGCGGTCCTTTTCGGTTTCATCGAGGACGCCCTCGGCCCGAAACGGACCCTGCAGCTCATCGTTTGGATCTGGTTCCTGGGCATGGGCGGCTTTTACTTCGTCCAGGATAAGCTCGCCTTTTACGTCGTCTCCGCGGTTTTGGGGATGGGAGCCGGCTCTCTGCAATCGGTCAGCCGCGCCGTGGTCGGCATCCTCGCCCCGAAGAACGAGCAGGCCGAATACTTCGGCCTATGGGGGCTTTTCGGCCGCCTGGCCGCCGGTGCGGGCCCTCTGGCCTTCGGTTTCCTTTCCGAGCGCCTCCGCTCGTTCCACACCCCGATGCTTGCGGCGTTCCTCTGCTTTGCGCTCAGCCTCGCTCTGCTCTCGGCCCTGCCCCCCTTGCATGCGGTCGAGGCCGAGTCGTAG
- a CDS encoding MFS transporter, producing MSWLNVRRPRSGSGENAPSGYSSPPASGSPPPPPAGKWERFAWSCFDVGSSSFTTVIVDLVFAVYFVRVICAHRVDATWLWTLALFLSQAVVALCSPWLGAMADVLGSKKRMLFSAYAVCILSSLLLARMGEGDVWPSLTVFIVTNIAFSFADNLMAGFLPEIAGPDSLGTLSGWARSLGNVGSLGNLLLISPLIASGFTVSNAVHIQMALLLTTMVYALAGIPALLLLRERAEAVAGDLGQAVRQSARRLASSLPAVVRPGALRTFFLSSLLCGAGATIVMVVVAIYAQMAIGMADADQVLVLLAVQSGACAGAFLLGKIKDRIGSAPALRLVVLAWVIASIALVSVESKLLFWATAFLVGIGNGSLFAVSRAVMGLLSPVEARAQYYGLWFVTGRVAAAVGPLLFGAVFQATHSFRLPMVIPLVCFASGFLLLLALPSDRMRPAVSAPTRDALTGSADRG from the coding sequence GTGAGCTGGCTTAACGTCCGCCGTCCGCGCTCCGGTTCCGGCGAGAATGCGCCGAGCGGTTACTCGTCGCCTCCCGCAAGCGGTTCTCCGCCCCCTCCGCCGGCCGGAAAGTGGGAGCGGTTCGCATGGAGCTGCTTCGACGTCGGCAGCTCCTCCTTCACGACGGTTATCGTCGACTTGGTTTTCGCGGTCTACTTCGTCCGTGTCATCTGCGCCCACCGGGTCGACGCGACCTGGCTCTGGACCTTGGCCCTCTTCCTCTCTCAAGCCGTTGTCGCCCTCTGCTCGCCGTGGCTCGGCGCGATGGCCGACGTCCTGGGCAGCAAAAAGCGGATGCTCTTCTCCGCCTATGCGGTCTGCATCCTTTCCTCGCTGCTGCTTGCGCGGATGGGCGAAGGGGACGTCTGGCCGAGTTTGACCGTCTTTATCGTCACCAACATCGCCTTCTCCTTCGCCGACAATCTCATGGCCGGCTTCCTCCCGGAAATCGCCGGCCCCGATTCTCTCGGCACCCTCTCCGGGTGGGCGCGCTCCTTGGGAAACGTAGGCAGCTTAGGTAACCTGCTGTTGATCTCTCCTCTGATCGCCTCCGGATTCACCGTATCTAACGCCGTGCATATCCAAATGGCGTTACTCCTGACGACCATGGTCTATGCCTTGGCCGGCATCCCCGCTCTTCTGCTTTTGCGCGAGCGGGCGGAAGCCGTAGCCGGCGATCTCGGGCAAGCCGTCCGCCAATCCGCGCGCCGCCTTGCTTCCTCCTTGCCAGCCGTCGTGCGTCCGGGAGCCTTGCGCACCTTCTTTTTGTCCTCCCTGCTCTGCGGGGCCGGCGCCACCATCGTGATGGTCGTAGTCGCGATCTATGCGCAGATGGCCATCGGCATGGCCGACGCCGACCAGGTTCTCGTCCTGCTCGCCGTCCAGAGCGGGGCATGCGCCGGAGCGTTTCTCCTTGGGAAGATCAAGGATCGAATCGGATCGGCACCGGCGTTGCGCTTAGTCGTGCTCGCATGGGTGATCGCCTCGATCGCTCTTGTCTCCGTCGAATCGAAGTTGCTGTTCTGGGCCACCGCCTTTCTTGTCGGCATCGGCAACGGATCCCTCTTCGCCGTCAGCCGTGCCGTCATGGGGCTCCTCTCCCCTGTCGAGGCACGGGCTCAGTATTACGGACTCTGGTTCGTCACCGGCCGGGTGGCCGCCGCAGTGGGGCCGCTGCTTTTCGGCGCCGTTTTCCAAGCAACGCACTCCTTCCGGCTTCCGATGGTCATTCCCTTGGTCTGCTTCGCATCGGGTTTCCTGCTGCTGCTTGCGCTGCCTTCCGACCGCATGCGCCCCGCCGTTTCCGCCCCTACCCGGGATGCCTTGACAGGCTCCGCCGATCGCGGTTAG
- a CDS encoding cytochrome c3 family protein, translating to MRLLQEPFRHPLGSSRPMIGGWLALALLGSAFGSPARADVADYDPNPPFRLDRLKPVEIRDEITHLTLKAYQPKNPYNILINYELGMHCVGFDISYCCVIPPYNSFQAQAVESGRNGKRPKLLSPDDQVQLYYFLRDNSYSEGNKMKYWSVLKDVNGNGTMSDPGDNMANYVWEHIFIYKDLEGTLPKDWSIEKRIHIGKDLEIPIDAGPSGKPLAGGYLDYAGDQGGDIVFTDSLIPDVKNVRLTLTAANVWDALGLPLTAFYDSTRKGTIRTVTNRDFQPYQYSTVQLRDKQGKPILADGKPVEFFGTNPVDIPNCVLCHSAEGRAAKLSKQAGMTLFEKEYDYWKKNYPDESDYMARLSSSSINLLEIHDKMFQTQFLKEYDPKASSNRLGSVGSVNCADCHGDNISGNLQEPRPGATGYPTTKAKPLAQAIHATHAAFLADMNDKAGRTVSCQACHPTHWQNPKQNDFETNPFQITDSYGNNKFAQSDQRIAGGGCYLRRDAHSNPDVKPPFFLNPLGKWYLENVSLRDENDRPLPKPRGLTCTDCHNQLSVELYQRDDLDDVVSQKGKTLRNKSVEEIRNEVARGEVERFLEMADPRVRDGNNPVYAYYADHKGATLVKAAKDKEGKLKLLPWNASEGEPVSYDSASGGSDWWVSAGEPKCATCHAAPFVESEGGKYFPIDQPRKYALYRYSKAHGALSCQSCHESIHGLYPVRFEGEENTVDLTTHQAALQYSPDGRYAGPVSCAACHTVNQKGVPTLLAGTKYADDYWASVVLLHFMREGDEKLPIQELVRKYPYQDSRKVVLQSWK from the coding sequence GTGCGCTTGCTGCAAGAGCCCTTCAGGCATCCCTTGGGTTCGAGCCGGCCGATGATCGGCGGCTGGTTGGCTTTGGCGTTGCTAGGGTCCGCATTCGGCTCGCCCGCCCGCGCCGACGTAGCCGACTACGATCCGAACCCGCCCTTCCGCCTCGACCGCCTCAAGCCGGTCGAGATCCGGGATGAGATCACCCATCTGACCCTCAAGGCGTACCAGCCCAAAAACCCGTACAACATCCTCATCAACTACGAGCTGGGGATGCACTGCGTGGGCTTCGACATCTCCTACTGCTGCGTCATCCCCCCGTACAATTCTTTTCAAGCCCAGGCGGTCGAATCCGGCCGGAACGGCAAGCGGCCGAAGCTCCTTTCCCCCGACGACCAGGTCCAGCTCTATTATTTCCTGCGGGACAACAGCTACTCGGAAGGCAACAAGATGAAGTACTGGTCGGTCCTCAAGGACGTGAACGGCAACGGCACCATGTCCGATCCGGGCGACAACATGGCCAACTACGTCTGGGAGCATATCTTCATCTACAAGGATCTGGAAGGGACGCTCCCGAAGGACTGGTCGATCGAAAAGCGAATCCACATCGGCAAGGACCTTGAGATCCCCATCGACGCGGGCCCCTCGGGCAAGCCGCTGGCGGGAGGATATCTCGACTACGCCGGAGACCAAGGCGGCGACATCGTCTTTACCGATTCCTTGATCCCGGACGTGAAGAACGTCCGCTTGACGCTGACGGCGGCCAACGTCTGGGACGCCCTCGGCCTTCCCTTGACCGCGTTCTACGACTCGACCAGGAAAGGCACGATCCGGACCGTCACGAACCGGGATTTTCAACCTTACCAATATTCGACGGTTCAGCTGCGGGACAAGCAAGGCAAGCCGATTCTGGCCGACGGGAAGCCGGTCGAGTTCTTCGGCACCAACCCGGTCGACATTCCCAACTGCGTTCTCTGCCACTCCGCCGAAGGTAGGGCGGCGAAGCTGTCGAAGCAGGCGGGAATGACGCTGTTCGAGAAGGAATACGATTACTGGAAAAAGAACTATCCCGACGAGTCCGACTATATGGCCCGGCTCTCGTCCTCCTCCATCAACCTGCTCGAGATCCACGACAAGATGTTCCAGACGCAATTTCTCAAGGAGTACGATCCGAAGGCGTCCTCGAACCGACTCGGCAGCGTCGGTTCCGTCAACTGCGCCGACTGTCATGGAGACAACATTTCCGGCAACCTCCAGGAGCCGCGCCCGGGAGCGACGGGATATCCCACCACCAAAGCAAAGCCGCTTGCCCAGGCGATTCACGCCACACACGCCGCCTTTTTGGCCGATATGAACGACAAGGCGGGGAGAACGGTTTCCTGCCAGGCTTGCCACCCGACCCACTGGCAGAATCCGAAGCAGAACGACTTCGAGACGAACCCGTTTCAGATCACCGACTCCTACGGCAACAACAAGTTCGCTCAATCCGATCAGAGGATCGCCGGCGGCGGCTGCTACTTGCGGAGGGATGCGCATAGCAACCCGGATGTAAAGCCGCCGTTCTTCCTCAACCCCTTGGGCAAATGGTATCTCGAGAACGTGAGCCTGCGGGACGAGAACGACCGGCCGCTGCCCAAGCCGAGGGGCCTTACCTGCACCGACTGCCACAACCAGCTCTCGGTGGAGCTCTACCAGCGAGACGACCTCGACGACGTCGTCAGTCAAAAGGGAAAGACCTTGCGGAACAAGAGCGTGGAGGAGATCCGGAACGAGGTGGCGCGCGGAGAGGTCGAACGCTTTCTCGAGATGGCCGATCCCCGGGTCCGGGACGGCAACAACCCGGTCTACGCCTATTACGCCGATCATAAGGGTGCGACCCTCGTCAAGGCCGCAAAGGACAAAGAAGGCAAGCTCAAGCTTTTGCCCTGGAATGCGAGCGAAGGGGAGCCGGTTTCCTATGACAGCGCTTCGGGCGGAAGCGACTGGTGGGTATCGGCAGGCGAACCCAAGTGCGCCACCTGCCATGCGGCCCCCTTCGTGGAAAGCGAAGGGGGGAAGTACTTCCCGATCGACCAGCCCCGCAAGTACGCCCTCTACCGGTACTCGAAAGCCCACGGCGCGCTTTCCTGCCAGTCGTGCCATGAGTCGATCCACGGCCTCTACCCGGTCCGCTTCGAAGGAGAGGAGAACACGGTCGACCTGACCACCCATCAAGCCGCCTTGCAATATTCCCCCGACGGCCGGTATGCCGGGCCCGTCAGCTGCGCCGCCTGCCACACGGTCAACCAAAAGGGGGTGCCGACCCTGCTGGCGGGGACCAAGTATGCCGACGACTACTGGGCCTCGGTCGTCCTCCTGCACTTCATGCGCGAGGGAGACGAGAAGCTGCCGATACAGGAGCTTGTGCGCAAGTATCCTTACCAAGACTCCCGGAAAGTCGTTCTGCAAAGCTGGAAGTAG
- a CDS encoding tetratricopeptide repeat protein: MHLFLRGGLACLLLAIACPARAAYPPQDQFLQAYLSLQEAEQLEKKGDKASARQKYLEVERKLELLKKNNPDWEPSIVAFRLRYVRGKIALCDGASQKGAAGSEPGRLAEAAAASSAPEREAAGDPRGGQAPSAGGYAASGPGADNRQLLLLRSRIAQLESELTSTKSKLQAAVAEANSLRERLQNARKELAIAQSSNVEERITAVLQENNALKAQLAQAEGKIRALQTGENESAVVAIRDQLKGVQEQLAVLERENQIFRSTATSLKSQLETAQQRLAESARQFLASSGNEQLKKENEILRGIINRQLQEQARREMAKKLLTEELQSLKVDSQFVQRQLEILSSPLVSLTPEELALLKGPQAPPLDHPDKQAFVAVLKQKAKEMGILPQASDSTPPNPPAPAPDTVAGSSDNRPPGQLVTMEEKPPARASGEAGQQPAPASEPASEGSSASSLSPEIRQLAEKAAIYFNSQQHEEAAKVYDQILQKDPGNVFAWANLGVVRFQQSRYEDAEKALQQAIKLNPNDAFSHSVLGIVYYQQGRYDNAITMLTRSIVLDPNDPRTRNYLGIACAKKGWQEAAEKELRRALELNPNYADAHFNLAVIYATQKPPAKELAKRHYQDALSLGLPKDAGLEKFLE; encoded by the coding sequence ATGCACCTCTTTCTGCGAGGTGGCCTCGCTTGCCTGCTCCTGGCGATCGCCTGCCCGGCCCGGGCGGCCTACCCGCCGCAAGATCAGTTCCTCCAAGCCTATCTAAGCCTGCAAGAGGCGGAGCAGCTCGAAAAGAAGGGGGATAAGGCCTCCGCGCGCCAGAAGTATTTGGAGGTGGAGAGAAAGCTCGAGCTTCTCAAGAAAAACAATCCGGACTGGGAGCCATCGATCGTCGCATTCCGGCTTCGCTACGTTCGCGGCAAGATCGCGCTCTGCGACGGTGCCTCGCAGAAAGGTGCCGCCGGTTCGGAACCCGGCCGGCTGGCGGAGGCCGCCGCGGCCTCCTCGGCTCCGGAACGGGAAGCGGCAGGAGATCCTCGAGGCGGTCAGGCTCCCTCCGCGGGCGGCTACGCCGCCTCCGGCCCAGGGGCCGACAACCGGCAGCTGCTGCTCCTGCGTAGCCGGATCGCCCAGCTCGAAAGCGAGCTGACGTCGACCAAATCCAAGCTGCAGGCGGCCGTTGCGGAAGCGAACTCCCTTCGCGAGCGGCTCCAGAACGCACGCAAGGAGCTGGCCATCGCCCAGTCTTCCAACGTCGAGGAGAGGATCACCGCAGTCCTCCAGGAAAATAATGCGCTCAAAGCACAACTCGCGCAGGCGGAGGGAAAGATCCGTGCCCTGCAGACCGGCGAGAACGAGAGCGCGGTAGTCGCCATCCGGGATCAGCTCAAAGGCGTCCAGGAACAGCTGGCCGTCCTCGAGCGGGAAAACCAAATTTTCCGATCGACGGCGACCTCGTTGAAATCCCAGCTGGAAACGGCGCAGCAGCGGCTAGCCGAATCGGCACGACAATTTTTAGCCTCATCGGGAAACGAGCAGCTCAAAAAGGAGAACGAGATCCTCCGCGGGATCATCAACCGCCAGCTCCAGGAGCAGGCACGGCGCGAGATGGCCAAGAAGCTCCTCACCGAGGAGCTTCAATCCCTCAAGGTCGACTCCCAGTTCGTGCAAAGGCAGCTGGAGATTCTCTCCTCCCCGCTGGTCTCGCTGACTCCGGAGGAGCTCGCCCTCCTCAAAGGCCCGCAAGCACCTCCTCTCGACCATCCGGACAAGCAAGCGTTCGTCGCCGTCCTGAAGCAAAAAGCCAAGGAGATGGGCATCCTCCCCCAGGCCTCCGATTCGACGCCTCCGAATCCCCCCGCCCCGGCACCGGATACGGTAGCCGGCTCCTCCGACAACCGTCCGCCCGGACAACTCGTCACCATGGAGGAAAAACCGCCGGCTCGGGCGTCCGGAGAAGCCGGGCAGCAACCCGCCCCGGCTTCCGAGCCTGCCTCCGAAGGCAGCAGCGCCTCCTCCCTCTCTCCTGAGATTCGGCAACTGGCCGAAAAGGCCGCCATCTACTTCAATTCCCAGCAGCATGAGGAGGCCGCCAAAGTCTACGATCAGATTCTCCAAAAGGACCCGGGGAATGTCTTTGCCTGGGCCAATCTCGGCGTGGTCCGGTTTCAGCAGAGCCGGTACGAGGATGCGGAGAAGGCCCTGCAGCAAGCGATCAAGCTCAACCCGAACGACGCCTTCTCCCACTCGGTTCTCGGGATCGTCTATTACCAGCAGGGCCGTTACGACAACGCGATCACCATGCTCACCCGATCGATCGTCCTCGACCCGAACGATCCCCGCACCCGTAACTACCTGGGGATCGCCTGCGCGAAGAAAGGATGGCAGGAAGCGGCGGAAAAGGAGCTCCGGCGCGCGCTCGAGCTGAATCCGAACTACGCGGACGCGCACTTCAATCTCGCGGTCATCTACGCCACGCAGAAGCCGCCCGCCAAGGAGCTGGCCAAGCGCCACTACCAGGATGCCCTGAGCCTCGGCCTTCCCAAGGACGCGGGCTTGGAAAAGTTCCTCGAATAG